A stretch of the Papaver somniferum cultivar HN1 chromosome 6, ASM357369v1, whole genome shotgun sequence genome encodes the following:
- the LOC113289531 gene encoding mitogen-activated protein kinase kinase kinase 17-like, with product MEWIKGEMIGKGSFGTVNMATPRGNFNEFPSLMAVKSSMVSQSSMLGKEKEILTQLKDCPQILQCFGDDVTVENGVQMYNIFLEFASLGNLSQLIKSGSSMGESEIRNYTRMITQGIGYIHEMGFVHSDIKPQNILLCSGEGKIDLKIADFGLAKRSGKSSNGFIGTPLYMSPESVSCNENETASDIWALGCVVVEMITGKPAWKCSDLSNLLYRIGFTEQVPEIPSEISEQGKDFLRKCFIRDPTKRSTAEMLLRHPFLSNDFDSQVGSISFKELKRTYSSPKSTFDFPESWSDSIEKDESNCSTCLKDRIGELVLGKEPNWSTSDSWIVVR from the coding sequence ATGGAGTGGATTAAAGGAGAAATGATTGGTAAAGGAAGCTTTGGTACAGTAAACATGGCAACCCCAAGAGGAAACTTCAATGAATTTCCATCACTAATGGCAGTAAAATCATCAATGGTTTCTCAATCTTCAATGttgggaaaagagaaggagattcTAACTCAATTAAAAGACTGCCCACAAATTCTTCAGTGTTTTGGTGATGATGTTACTGTTGAAAATGGTGTTCAAATGTATAACATATTTCTTGAATTTGCTTCATTGGGTAATTTATCTCAGCTAATCAAATCTGGAAGTTCAATGGGAGAGTCTGAAATTAGAAATTACACAAGAATGATTACTCAGGGGATTGGTTACATTCATGAAATGGGTTTTGTTCATTCTGATATTAAACCACAAAATATCCTTCTTTGTTCTGGAGAAGGCAAAATTGATTTAAAGATTGCTGATTTTGGGTTAGCAAAAAGAAGTGGGAAAAGTTCTAACGGATTCATTGGTACTCCACTTTATATGTCACCGGAATCGGTTTCATGTAATGAAAATGAAACAGCTTCAGATATATGGGCACTTGGTTGTGTTGTTGTGGAAATGATTACTGGAAAACCAGCTTGGAAATGTTCAGATTTGAGTAATTTATTATACAGAATTGGGTTTACTGAACAAGTGCCAGAAATTCCATCAGAAATATCAGAACAAGGAAAAGATTTCTTGAGAAAATGTTTTATCAGAGATCCTACAAAGAGATCGACGGCTGAGATGTTACTGAGACATCCATTTCTTTCTAACGATTTTGATTCTCAAGTcggttctatttcattcaaggaattgaagagaacATATTCGTCTCCTAAAAGTACCTTTGATTTTCCTGAATCATGGAGCGATTCGATTGAAAAAGATGAGTCAAATTGCTCTACCTGTTTGAAAGATCGAATCGGTGAATTGGTGTTAGGGAAGGAACCAAATTGGTCAACTTCAGATAGCTGGATTGTTGTAAGATAG
- the LOC113291576 gene encoding uncharacterized protein LOC113291576, which produces MGIEPNFPEKCIIKGTRHFDDESAPEEAPPSGKDSFRVNYFNYILDQAISSITSRFEQFQEFAEIFGFLYNVDQLRFLDDDILMAFCINLENHLKHGMSSDINGHDLYAELKVLKSYLPAETRKAIDVLNFIKDMKGCYPNAFISYRILLTIQVTVSSAERSFSKLKLIKNYLRSMMSQERLNWLAMLSIEIEMLDNIDFYSIIEDFASERAGRSVFIMR; this is translated from the coding sequence ATGGGGATTGAACCTAATTTTCCAGAAAAATGCATCATAAAAGGAACAAGACATTTTGATGATGAAAGTGCACCCGAAGAAGCACCGCCATCAGGTAAGGATTCCTTTAGAGTTAACTATTTCAATTACATATTAGATCAAGCTATATCGTCAATCACTAGTAGATTTGAACAATTTCAAGAGTTCGCAGAAATTTTTGGATTCTTATATAATGTTGATCAGTTGCGTTTtcttgatgatgatatcttaatGGCTTTTTGTATCAATCTTGAAAATCATCTAAAGCATGGTATGAGTTCCGATATTAATGGGCATGACTTATATGCGGAATTGAAAGTTTTGAAAAGTTATCTGCCAGCCGAAACCCGTAAAGCAATTGATGTATTGAATTTCATAAAGGATATGAAAGGTTGCTACCCGAATGCGTTTATTTCATACCGAATCTTATTGACAATTCAAGTTACAGTCTCCTCGGCCGAACGAAGTTTTTCGAAGTTGAAGTTAATTAAGAATTATCTTCGGTCTATGATGTCACAAGAAAGGTTGAATTGGTTAGCAATGTTATCTATTGAGATTGAGATGTTAGATAACATTGATTTTTATAGTATAATTGAAGATTTCGCATCGGAAAGGGCAGGAAGATCAGTTTTTATCATGAGATAA
- the LOC113291577 gene encoding uncharacterized protein LOC113291577 — protein sequence MKNQWGQELSEPNTNDIEQDEEPSGEELSLSDTNEIVQNEVEHEEYGPANIYDPGNWGTNINRSLRDILIQKKVTIEKEMQEQIKKEKDYWNQVLIRIVSLVKTLAKNNFAFRGDVDKIGEAHNGNFLSFIEMIAEFDLIQEAMYFSVILDCTSDKSHEEQMSVVIRCVDVSSTPTKVEEFFLGYLKVEETTGEGIFEELKSFFLKLNLNIDDIRGHGYDNGSNMSGKKKGVQNRLLEVYQDKVGGLTVKALSDTR from the exons ATGAAGAACCAATGGGGGCAAGAATTGTCTGAACCAAATACAAATGATATCGAGCAAGATGAAGAACCAAGTGGTGAAGAATTATCATTATCTGATACAAATGAGATTGTGCAAAATGAAGTTGAACATGAAGAATATGGACCAGCGAATATTTATGATCCAGGTAATTGGGGAACCAATATTAACCGAAGTTTGAGAGATATTTTG ATCCAGAAGAAGGTAACCATAGAAAAGGAGATGCAGGAACAAAtcaagaaagagaaggattattgGAATCAAGTCTTGATAAGAATAGTGTCTCttgttaaaactcttgccaagaataaTTTTGCTTTCCGTGGAGATGTCGACAAGATTGGAGAAGCACATAACGGTAATTTTTTGAGCTTTATTGAAATGATTGCTGAATTTGATTTG ATTCAAGAAGCCATGTACTTTTCTGTGATACTTGATTGTACTTCGGACAAAAGTCATGAAGAACAAATGTCTGTTGTTATAAGGTGTGTAGATGTTTCATCAACTCCGACAAAAGTTGAAGAATTCTTCTTAGGTTATTTGAAAGTAGAAGAGACGACCGGAGAAGGAATTTTTGAAGAACTTAAATCTTTTTTTCTCAAGCTTAATCTTAACATTGATGATATTAGAGGACATGGATATGATAACGGATCCAATATGAGTGGAAAGAAGAAGGGGGTGCAAAACAGGTTACTTGAG GTGTATCAAGATAAGGTTGGTGGTCTTACGGTTAAAGCATTGTCAGATACTCGATGA